One Hemibagrus wyckioides isolate EC202008001 linkage group LG09, SWU_Hwy_1.0, whole genome shotgun sequence DNA segment encodes these proteins:
- the si:dkey-87k14.1 gene encoding leucine-rich repeat transmembrane protein FLRT2 codes for MEIQVRIWNKDVMIFIRPWIPILLGLHMQFSWATTCPDECRCDRTFVYCNERSLTSVPLGIGEGYKTLYLHNNQINNAGFPAELHSVASVETVYLYGNQLDEFPVNLPKNTRVLHLQENNIQTVSRAALAQLLRLEELYLDDNSISTVGVEEGAFREAISLKILFLTKNHLSSVPIGLPEELKELRLDENRIALISDDAFENVTGLERLLLDGNLLTDEGLVPGAFQGLVNLKTLSMARNSLTVPPPNLPTQCLVKLNLQDNLMNEIPLTAFHGLHRLERLDISNNQLQSLTQGVFDGLLSLRQLTVRNNLWLCDCDIKWVILWLKSLPTTLNVRGFMCQKPESVRGMVIRELNLEMIQCPSSTAIVPQSTQQPTHPSLPTAESATETGFSTPNYVHTPSAAPVPPALPTKHGDKELITEVPEDPVQESLRVSFIVLNSTCVQVNWISTFTVTAYKVTWVKMGHSLIGDPMQETMVEGEQQRIHLTSLDPKSIYRICVDPLDAFNNYHTGEDTICSEVMTKPASYDLDEKPEQASQQDLGSSLLLAGLIGGAVLVVLVLLLSIFCWHMHKKGRSSSSKWKYNRGRRKDDYCEAGTKKDNSILEMTETSFQIVSLNNQQLLKGDYRIQPIYTTNGGLGYRDCHVANNSTSYSKNSVPVSNPCHT; via the coding sequence ATGGAGATACAGGTACGAATATGGAATAAAGATGTGATGATCTTTATTAGACCATGGATACCGATCCTATTAGGCCTTCACATGCAGTTCTCTTGGGCTACGACGTGCCCAGATGAGTGCCGCTGTGACAGGACCTTTGTGTACTGCAATGAAAGGAGCCTAACATCAGTGCCTCTGGGGATAGGTGAGGGTTACAAAACCCTCTACCTCCACAACAACCAAATCAACAATGCTGGATTTCCAGCAGAGCTGCACAGCGTTGCCTCAGTAGAGACGGTGTATCTCTACGGCAACCAGTTGGACGAGTTCCCAGTCAACCTGCCTAAAAACACGCGGGTGCTCCATCTGCAGGAGAACAACATTCAGACAGTTTCACGTGCGGCGCTGGCCCAGCTCCTACGCCTTGAGGAGCTCTACCTGGATGACAACTCTATCTCCACGGTGGGTGTGGAGGAGGGGGCGTTCAGGGAAGCCATCAGTCTCAAAATTCTCTTCCTAACCAAGAACCATCTCAGCAGCGTGCCCATCGGTCTCCCTGAAGAGCTAAAGGAGCTGCGTCTGGATGAAAACCGGATAGCACTCATCAGTGATGATGCCTTTGAGAATGTAACAGGGCTTGAGCGCCTCCTTCTGGATGGAAACCTTCTGACAGATGAAGGCCTAGTCCCGGGAGCATTCCAGGGTTTAGTTAACCTTAAAACCCTGTCCATGGCACGCAATTCCCTGACGGTCCCTCCTCCTAACCTGCCCACCCAGTGTTTGGTCAAGCTCAACTTGCAGGATAATCTGATGAATGAGATCCCTTTGACGGCCTTTCATGGCCTGCACCGCCTCGAGAGACTGGATATTTCCAACAACCAGCTGCAGTCTCTCACACAGGGGGTCTTTGATGGCCTCCTTAGCCTGAGACAGCTCACTGTTCGAAACAATCTTTGGCTCTGTGACTGCGACATTAAATGGGTCATATTGTGGTTAAAGTCCTTGCCGACTACGCTGAACGTTCGCGGCTTCATGTGCCAGAAGCCTGAGAGTGTGCGTGGTATGGTAATCAGAGAGCTAAACTTGGAAATGATCCAGTGTCCCAGCAGTACGGCCATAGTGCCACAGTCAACACAACAgcccacacacccctctttGCCTACTGCTGAGTCAGCCACTGAAACAGGCTTCTCAACCCCAAACTATGTCCATACTCCCAGCGCTGCACCAGTGCCCCCTGCCCTGCCAACCAAGCATGGAGATAAGGAACTGATCACAGAGGTCCCTGAGGATCCTGTGCAGGAATCGCTCCGAGTTTCCTTCATTGTCTTAAACAGCACGTGCGTCCAGGTGAACTGGATATCTACCTTCACTGTCACAGCATACAAGGTGACCTGGGTCAAGATGGGTCACAGTTTGATTGGGGACCCTATGCAGGAGACTATGGTTGAAGGTGAGCAACAGAGAATACACCTGACCAGCCTGGATCCCAAATCCATCTACCGAATTTGCGTGGATCCTCTGGATGCTTTCAACAATTATCACACAGGAGAAGACACGATTTGCTCGGAGGTGATGACCAAGCCGGCCTCGTACGACTTGGACGAGAAGCCAGAGCAGGCGAGCCAACAGGACCTCGGCTCCTCTCTGCTTCTGGCTGGCCTGATCGGAGGGGCTGTGCTCGTTGTCCTGGTGCTGCTGCTTAGCATATTCTGCTGGCACATGCACAAGAAGGGACGGTCATCCTCATCCAAATGGAAATATAACCGAGGGAGGAGGAAAGACGATTACTGTGAGGCAGGCACAAAGAAGGATAACTCCATCCTGGAGATGACCGAGACTAGCTTTCAGATAGTTTCTTTGAACAACCAACAGCTCCTTAAAGGGGACTACCGAATTCAGCCCATTTACACTACTAATGGAGGCCTTGGCTACAGAGACTGCCACGTGGCCAACAACAGTACAAGCTACAGCAAGAATAGCGTTCCAGTCTCTAACCCTTGCCATACATGA